From Variovorax sp. PMC12, the proteins below share one genomic window:
- a CDS encoding NAD(P)-dependent oxidoreductase, protein MTTTEQQTPRKVGLVGVGLMGHGIASNIVKHGHQLTVLEHAGNQPIDGLLKAGATSVKDVAALAAQVDVLILCVTGTPQVEAVMLGDQGALSALRPGTVVIDCSTAVPASTAKVAEAVSAKGGKFIDAPMTRTAKEAAEGRLNLLVGGDAEVLASCLPLLRCFAENITHVGGIGAGHAMKLLHNFVSLGTVALLCEAAACAERAGVKPEVFVDVLAKGGGNGVALERVKPKLLTGGTDSLKFSMANAKKDLGYYNDMAEQASAGHGIAQAVDALLTQGVEKFGPDRMVLDLVEALR, encoded by the coding sequence ATGACAACCACTGAACAGCAAACGCCGCGCAAGGTCGGCCTCGTCGGCGTCGGCCTGATGGGCCACGGCATCGCAAGCAACATCGTCAAGCATGGCCACCAGCTGACCGTGCTGGAACACGCGGGCAACCAGCCGATCGACGGGTTGCTGAAGGCCGGCGCCACTTCGGTGAAGGACGTGGCTGCGCTGGCTGCTCAGGTCGACGTGCTGATCCTGTGCGTCACCGGCACGCCGCAGGTCGAGGCCGTGATGCTGGGCGACCAAGGCGCACTGTCAGCGCTGCGCCCCGGTACGGTCGTGATCGACTGCTCCACGGCAGTGCCCGCCTCCACCGCCAAGGTGGCCGAGGCGGTGAGCGCCAAGGGCGGCAAGTTCATCGACGCGCCCATGACGCGCACCGCCAAGGAGGCGGCCGAAGGACGCCTGAACCTGCTGGTGGGCGGCGACGCCGAAGTGCTGGCCTCGTGCCTGCCGCTGCTGCGCTGCTTTGCGGAGAACATCACGCACGTGGGCGGCATCGGCGCCGGCCACGCGATGAAGCTGCTTCACAACTTCGTGTCTCTGGGCACCGTGGCGCTGCTGTGCGAGGCAGCCGCCTGTGCGGAGCGCGCCGGCGTGAAGCCAGAGGTGTTCGTCGATGTGCTCGCCAAGGGCGGCGGCAATGGCGTGGCGCTGGAACGCGTCAAGCCCAAGCTGCTGACGGGCGGCACCGATTCGCTGAAGTTCTCGATGGCGAACGCCAAGAAGGACCTTGGCTACTACAACGACATGGCGGAACAGGCGTCGGCCGGGCACGGCATCGCGCAAGCCGTGGATGCGCTGCTGACGCAAGGCGTGGAGAAGTTCGGTCCGGACCGGATGGTGCTTGATCTGGTCGAAGCGTTGCGCTGA
- a CDS encoding aldehyde dehydrogenase family protein, whose translation MNATHYIDGRRVASEGNATIDVIDPSDGQKFGEIARGTAADIDTAVRAARQAMGDNFDGTWGEMTALQRGRLLGKLGAAVMAHHEELAQLEARDTGKALRVARNDATALARYMEYYAGACDKLHGDTLPYERGYTVLTVRIPHGVTGHIIPWNYPMQIAGRSVGASLAAGNACVVKPAEDASLSLLRLAELATEVGFPAGALNVVTGYGKEAGAALCAHPGIDHISFTGSTMTGRSVGLAAAERHCPVTLELGGKSPQIVFADADLDAAEPVLLNAIIQNAGQTCSAGSRVLVEQSVYEEVVQRLAKRFTAVRAGTPAEDLDMGPLINEKQFRQVRDMVSTAEAAGLKVAARGTVSPNAPSSGYYQEAVLFRDVPHDSDLAQREIFGPVLVVMPFADEAEAVRLANGTDFGLVAGVWTRDGARQLRMAHKLHCGQVFVNNYGAAGGVELPFGGVKSSGFGREKGFEALLGFTTLKTIAIKHG comes from the coding sequence ATGAACGCCACCCACTACATCGACGGCCGCCGCGTGGCGTCCGAAGGCAACGCCACCATCGACGTGATCGACCCGAGCGATGGCCAAAAATTCGGCGAGATCGCACGCGGCACCGCCGCCGACATCGATACCGCCGTGCGCGCGGCGCGCCAGGCCATGGGCGACAACTTCGACGGTACCTGGGGCGAGATGACGGCGCTGCAGCGCGGCCGCCTGCTCGGCAAGCTCGGCGCCGCCGTCATGGCCCACCACGAGGAGCTGGCCCAGCTCGAAGCCCGCGACACCGGCAAGGCACTGCGCGTGGCGCGCAACGACGCGACCGCGCTGGCCCGCTACATGGAGTACTACGCCGGCGCCTGCGACAAGCTGCATGGCGACACGCTGCCCTACGAACGCGGCTACACGGTGCTGACCGTGCGCATCCCGCACGGCGTGACGGGCCACATCATTCCCTGGAACTACCCGATGCAGATCGCGGGCCGCAGCGTGGGTGCGTCGCTCGCCGCCGGCAACGCCTGCGTGGTGAAGCCGGCCGAAGACGCCAGCCTGTCGCTGCTGCGGCTCGCCGAGCTTGCGACCGAGGTCGGCTTCCCGGCCGGCGCGCTCAATGTGGTGACGGGCTACGGCAAGGAAGCCGGCGCGGCGCTGTGCGCGCACCCGGGCATCGACCACATCTCCTTCACCGGCTCGACCATGACCGGCCGCAGCGTGGGCCTGGCCGCCGCCGAGCGCCACTGCCCGGTGACGCTGGAGCTGGGCGGCAAGTCGCCGCAGATCGTGTTCGCCGATGCCGACCTGGACGCGGCCGAGCCGGTGCTGCTCAACGCCATCATCCAGAACGCGGGCCAGACCTGCTCGGCCGGCAGCCGCGTGCTGGTGGAACAGTCGGTCTACGAAGAAGTGGTGCAGCGGCTCGCGAAGCGCTTCACCGCCGTGCGCGCGGGCACGCCCGCCGAAGACCTGGACATGGGCCCGCTCATCAACGAAAAGCAGTTCCGCCAGGTGCGCGACATGGTCTCGACGGCCGAGGCCGCGGGCCTGAAGGTGGCGGCGCGCGGCACGGTGTCGCCCAACGCACCGTCCAGCGGCTACTACCAGGAGGCCGTGCTGTTCCGCGATGTGCCGCACGACAGCGATCTGGCGCAGCGCGAGATCTTCGGCCCTGTGCTGGTCGTGATGCCTTTCGCCGACGAGGCGGAGGCGGTGCGCCTGGCCAACGGCACGGACTTCGGCCTGGTGGCCGGCGTGTGGACCCGCGACGGCGCGCGCCAGCTGCGCATGGCGCACAAGCTGCACTGCGGGCAGGTCTTCGTCAACAATTACGGTGCGGCGGGTGGTGTAGAACTGCCCTTCGGCGGCGTGAAATCCAGCGGCTTCGGCCGCGAGAAGGGCTTCGAGGCCCTGCTCGGATTCACGACCCTCAAGACCATCGCAATCAAGCACGGATGA
- the ubiG gene encoding bifunctional 2-polyprenyl-6-hydroxyphenol methylase/3-demethylubiquinol 3-O-methyltransferase UbiG: MTENVNADPAELAKFSELAHRWWDLESEFRPLHEINPLRLEWIDGIAPISQRRVLDIGCGGGILADSMARKGAEVLGIDLAGKALKVAQLHALEAGTRGVKYREISAEALAAEQPGSFDVVTCMEMLEHVPQPASVIQACADLVKPGGWVFFSTINRNLKSFMLAIVGAEYVLGMLPRGTHEYAKLIRPSELAAYCRAAGLDLRHTRGMEHNPLTRRYWLSGDTSVNYMFATRKPGAPA, encoded by the coding sequence ATGACAGAAAACGTGAATGCCGATCCGGCCGAACTGGCCAAGTTTTCAGAACTCGCGCACCGTTGGTGGGATTTGGAAAGTGAATTCCGACCATTGCACGAAATCAATCCATTGCGCCTGGAATGGATCGACGGTATTGCGCCTATTTCGCAGCGCCGGGTGCTCGATATCGGCTGCGGCGGTGGCATCCTGGCCGATTCGATGGCTCGCAAGGGTGCGGAAGTTCTGGGCATCGACCTGGCCGGCAAGGCGCTCAAGGTGGCGCAACTTCATGCGCTCGAAGCCGGCACGCGCGGCGTGAAGTACCGCGAGATCAGCGCTGAGGCGCTGGCGGCGGAGCAGCCGGGCAGTTTCGATGTCGTCACCTGCATGGAAATGCTCGAGCATGTGCCGCAACCGGCATCGGTGATCCAGGCCTGCGCGGATCTGGTGAAGCCAGGTGGATGGGTGTTCTTCTCGACCATCAACCGAAACCTGAAGTCTTTCATGCTGGCCATAGTGGGCGCCGAATACGTGCTTGGCATGCTGCCGCGTGGGACGCATGAGTACGCGAAGTTGATTCGCCCTAGCGAACTGGCCGCCTATTGCCGGGCAGCCGGGCTCGACCTGCGGCACACCCGGGGCATGGAGCACAACCCGTTGACGCGCCGCTACTGGCTCAGCGGCGACACCAGCGTCAACTACATGTTCGCCACCCGGAAGCCGGGCGCTCCGGCATGA
- a CDS encoding amidase, producing the protein MTTKPLYSLGVQELHAAYAAKELSPVEVARSVNERIAAYEPELHATWLFRPELALEQARASEARWLAGKPRGMLDGVPVTIKDNLATEGDPMPLGTAAYDLVPMSYDSPPAARLKEDGTVLVAKTTMPDLGMLSSGLSSFHELSRNPWDVSRTPGGSSSGAGAAAAAGYGPLHVGTDIGGSLRLPASWCGIYTLKPSFGRIPLSSPYMGRCAGPMTRTVADSALMMASVAQPDDRDYSELPPPVIDWNAFEVDPSFLKGKRVALHMDAGCGLPLDPQIAEAVRRAAKRIEAAGAHVEEIPAFMTPKMLQGMDHFWRMRSCIDIQAMPAEKRAKILPYIREWAESAAGFSGAHIFDAYSQFIATRAATVAATKAYDFVISPVSPNLPAPADHASPTNDPMLPLEHIGFTVPYNMSEQPAASINCGYSAEGMPIGLQIAGRRFDDLGVLQFSRAFEQIREAQKPWPEPK; encoded by the coding sequence ATGACGACCAAGCCCCTCTATTCGCTGGGCGTGCAGGAGCTGCACGCGGCCTATGCCGCCAAGGAACTGTCGCCGGTGGAAGTGGCGCGCTCGGTGAACGAGCGCATCGCCGCCTACGAGCCCGAGCTGCACGCAACCTGGCTGTTCCGCCCTGAACTCGCGCTCGAGCAGGCGCGCGCCTCCGAAGCCCGCTGGCTGGCCGGCAAGCCGCGCGGCATGCTCGACGGCGTGCCCGTGACCATCAAGGACAACCTCGCCACCGAAGGCGACCCGATGCCGCTGGGCACCGCCGCCTACGACCTGGTGCCGATGAGCTACGACTCGCCGCCCGCCGCGCGCCTGAAGGAAGACGGCACGGTGCTGGTGGCCAAGACCACCATGCCCGACCTGGGCATGCTGTCGTCGGGCCTGTCGAGCTTTCATGAACTCTCGCGCAACCCATGGGACGTTTCGCGCACGCCGGGCGGTTCCAGCTCCGGCGCCGGTGCTGCTGCGGCCGCAGGCTACGGCCCGCTGCACGTGGGCACGGACATCGGCGGCTCGCTGCGCCTGCCGGCCAGCTGGTGCGGCATCTACACGCTCAAGCCCAGCTTCGGCCGCATTCCCCTCAGTTCACCCTACATGGGCCGCTGTGCCGGTCCGATGACGCGCACGGTGGCCGACTCGGCGCTGATGATGGCGTCGGTCGCGCAGCCCGACGATCGCGACTACTCGGAGCTGCCGCCGCCGGTCATCGACTGGAACGCCTTCGAGGTCGATCCGTCGTTCCTCAAGGGCAAGCGCGTGGCGCTGCACATGGACGCGGGCTGCGGCCTGCCGCTCGATCCGCAGATCGCCGAGGCGGTGCGCCGCGCGGCGAAGCGCATCGAGGCTGCCGGTGCGCACGTCGAAGAAATCCCGGCCTTCATGACACCGAAGATGCTGCAGGGCATGGACCACTTCTGGCGCATGCGCTCGTGCATCGACATCCAGGCGATGCCGGCCGAGAAGCGCGCGAAGATCCTGCCGTACATCCGCGAATGGGCCGAGAGCGCCGCCGGATTCTCGGGCGCGCACATCTTCGACGCCTACAGCCAGTTCATCGCCACGCGCGCGGCCACGGTCGCCGCAACCAAGGCCTACGACTTCGTCATCTCGCCGGTGTCGCCCAACCTGCCCGCGCCGGCCGACCACGCCTCGCCGACCAACGATCCGATGCTGCCGCTGGAACACATCGGCTTCACGGTGCCCTACAACATGTCGGAGCAGCCCGCCGCGTCGATCAACTGCGGCTATTCGGCCGAGGGCATGCCCATCGGGCTGCAGATCGCCGGGCGCCGTTTCGACGACCTGGGCGTGCTGCAGTTCAGCCGCGCCTTCGAGCAGATCCGCGAAGCACAGAAACCCTGGCCGGAACCCAAGTGA
- a CDS encoding ABC transporter permease — protein sequence MGLFLLKRTLTLIGTLVGASIIVFLVLEILPGNAAQMLMGPDASPEAVAALATKLGLDLPAWTRYWHWIGGLLTGNLGDSYAYSSPVLDLILERLALTMPLALLAMFFTTVIALLVGVTAAARHNKLGDVGLMGMAQVGIAIPNFWFAILLILVFSVKLQWFSAGGFEGWGDGFFSGIKSLLLPALSLAVVQAAILARITRSAVLEVMREDFVRTARAKGVSQRMVLWTHVLRNAMIPVITVMGMQFSELLAGTIVVENVFYLPGLGRLIFQAISNRDLIVVRNCVMLLAAMVVIVNFVVDVLYAVIDPRIKASDI from the coding sequence CGTCCTCGAGATACTGCCCGGCAACGCCGCACAGATGCTCATGGGCCCCGACGCCTCGCCCGAAGCGGTGGCGGCGCTGGCCACCAAGCTCGGCCTCGACCTGCCCGCGTGGACGCGCTACTGGCACTGGATCGGCGGCCTGCTCACCGGCAACCTCGGCGACAGCTACGCCTACAGCTCGCCGGTGCTCGACCTGATCCTCGAGCGGCTGGCGCTCACCATGCCGCTGGCGCTGCTGGCGATGTTCTTCACCACGGTCATCGCGCTGCTGGTGGGCGTGACGGCCGCGGCGCGCCACAACAAGCTTGGCGACGTCGGCCTGATGGGCATGGCCCAGGTCGGCATCGCCATTCCCAATTTCTGGTTCGCGATCCTGCTGATCCTCGTGTTCTCGGTGAAGCTGCAGTGGTTCTCGGCAGGCGGCTTCGAGGGCTGGGGCGACGGCTTCTTCTCGGGCATCAAGTCGCTCCTGTTGCCTGCACTGTCGCTTGCGGTGGTGCAGGCCGCGATCCTCGCGCGCATCACGCGCTCGGCGGTGCTGGAAGTGATGCGCGAAGACTTCGTGCGCACCGCGCGGGCCAAGGGCGTTTCGCAGCGCATGGTGCTCTGGACGCATGTGCTGCGCAACGCCATGATCCCGGTCATCACGGTGATGGGCATGCAGTTCTCCGAGCTGCTGGCCGGCACCATCGTGGTGGAGAACGTGTTCTATCTTCCCGGCCTGGGCCGGCTGATCTTCCAGGCCATCAGCAACCGCGACCTGATCGTGGTGCGCAACTGCGTGATGCTGCTCGCGGCCATGGTGGTCATCGTGAATTTCGTGGTCGACGTGCTCTACGCCGTCATCGACCCGCGCATCAAGGCCAGCGACATATGA
- the gph gene encoding phosphoglycolate phosphatase (PGP is an essential enzyme in the glycolate salvage pathway in higher organisms (photorespiration in plants). Phosphoglycolate results from the oxidase activity of RubisCO in the Calvin cycle when concentrations of carbon dioxide are low relative to oxygen. This enzyme is a member of the Haloacid Dehalogenase (HAD) superfamily of aspartate-nucleophile hydrolase enzymes (PF00702).), whose translation MSSGLKTKAVLFDLDGTLIDSAPDLGAAADKMRTDRGLASYPLERYRPMAGAGARGMLGVAFGITPESPEFDELREEFFVTYERRMLLNTQVFDGVHALIEALREQGLPWGVVTNKSMRFTDPLTRAIPLFETAGAVISGDTTPFAKPHPEPLHEAARRLGVPSDACMYVGDDERDIIAGRAAGMRTVAATYGYMGSQADSALWKADASISSPLELLKLLNSA comes from the coding sequence ATGAGCAGCGGGCTCAAGACAAAAGCTGTGCTGTTCGACCTCGACGGCACGCTGATCGACAGCGCACCCGACCTGGGCGCGGCAGCCGACAAGATGCGTACCGATCGCGGCTTGGCGTCGTATCCGCTCGAAAGATACCGACCGATGGCAGGGGCCGGTGCGCGGGGCATGCTTGGCGTGGCCTTCGGCATCACGCCGGAGTCGCCCGAGTTCGATGAATTGCGCGAAGAGTTCTTCGTGACCTACGAGCGCCGCATGCTGCTCAATACGCAGGTGTTCGACGGCGTTCATGCGTTGATCGAAGCACTGCGCGAGCAGGGGCTTCCATGGGGTGTCGTGACCAACAAGTCGATGCGGTTCACCGACCCGCTCACGCGCGCCATACCGCTCTTCGAGACCGCAGGAGCGGTTATCAGCGGCGACACCACGCCGTTCGCCAAGCCGCATCCAGAGCCCCTGCATGAAGCCGCGCGCCGACTCGGCGTGCCTTCCGATGCCTGCATGTACGTGGGCGACGACGAGCGGGACATCATCGCGGGCCGCGCAGCGGGCATGCGCACCGTTGCCGCCACCTACGGCTACATGGGTTCGCAGGCCGATTCGGCCCTGTGGAAGGCCGACGCATCAATATCTTCGCCCTTGGAGCTCTTGAAGTTACTCAATAGCGCCTAA
- a CDS encoding ABC transporter permease, whose amino-acid sequence MNAITAPAPSAAALKLPGFWQRAVKHRSFVIGGVLAALLLIAALVSFVWTPWSPYAMDMANKMQAPTGSHWLGTDAFGRDVASLLLVGARASILVGIIAVGIGLVVGTALGLLAAARRGWVEEAVMRLSDFTLAFPAILSAIMMTAVFGAGIVNAIVAIGIYNIPTFARITRASANAIWSREYVAAARACGKGSFAITMQHVLPNISAVLIVQITIRFAIAILAEAALSYLGLGTQPPQPSWGRMLSEAQTLMFQQPLLAVFPGMAIALAVLGLNLLGDGLRDLLDPRLARAR is encoded by the coding sequence ATGAACGCCATCACGGCCCCGGCCCCCAGCGCCGCGGCGCTCAAGCTCCCCGGTTTCTGGCAACGCGCGGTGAAGCACCGCAGCTTCGTCATCGGCGGCGTGCTGGCCGCGCTGCTACTCATCGCGGCGCTGGTGTCCTTCGTATGGACGCCGTGGTCGCCGTATGCGATGGACATGGCGAACAAGATGCAGGCCCCGACGGGCTCGCACTGGCTGGGCACCGATGCATTCGGGCGCGACGTGGCCTCTCTGCTGCTGGTGGGTGCGCGCGCATCCATCCTGGTCGGCATCATTGCCGTGGGCATCGGCTTGGTGGTCGGCACCGCGCTGGGCCTGCTCGCGGCGGCCAGACGCGGCTGGGTCGAGGAAGCGGTAATGCGCCTGTCGGACTTCACGCTGGCCTTCCCCGCGATCCTCTCCGCCATCATGATGACCGCCGTGTTCGGCGCGGGCATCGTGAATGCCATCGTCGCGATCGGCATCTACAACATCCCGACCTTCGCGCGCATCACGCGCGCATCGGCCAACGCCATCTGGTCGCGCGAATACGTGGCCGCGGCGCGCGCCTGCGGCAAGGGCTCGTTCGCCATCACCATGCAGCACGTGCTGCCGAACATCTCGGCCGTGCTGATCGTGCAGATCACCATCCGCTTCGCCATCGCCATCCTCGCGGAAGCCGCGCTCTCGTACCTCGGCCTCGGCACGCAGCCGCCGCAACCGTCGTGGGGCCGCATGCTCAGCGAAGCACAGACCCTGATGTTCCAGCAGCCGCTGCTGGCGGTCTTTCCCGGCATGGCGATCGCGCTGGCGGTGCTGGGCCTGAACCTGCTGGGCGACGGCCTGCGCGACCTGCTCGATCCGCGCCTCGCCCGCGCACGCTGA
- a CDS encoding ABC transporter ATP-binding protein, producing MPLLEVNNLQIGLQTQRGPAPAVRGISFSLERGETLGIVGESGCGKSITVMSLMGLLPSSAQVTGSIKLDGQELVGLPEKQMCQIRGNRIGMIFQEPMTALNPVHTIARQVGEPLQLHRGLTKAQARKEALGLLDRVGIPDAASRLDAYPHQFSGGQRQRIGIAIALACGPDLLIADEPTTALDVTIQKQVLDLIQSLVKEMGMAMILISHDLGVIANSVKRMLVMYGGSAVESGPTDTVFAGRAHPYTRGLFAARPAIGAVRAGRLPTIRGSVPELVDMPRGCAFAGRCAHTIDLCQSTRPQATLLPNDHTVRCLRLGEIAALNAKAAALPA from the coding sequence ATGCCCCTCCTCGAAGTCAACAACCTCCAGATCGGCCTGCAGACCCAGCGCGGCCCGGCCCCGGCCGTGCGCGGCATCTCGTTCTCGCTGGAGCGCGGCGAAACGCTGGGCATCGTCGGCGAATCGGGCTGCGGCAAGTCGATCACCGTGATGTCGCTCATGGGCCTGCTGCCCTCCAGCGCGCAGGTCACCGGCAGCATCAAGCTCGACGGGCAGGAACTCGTCGGCCTGCCCGAAAAGCAGATGTGCCAGATCCGCGGCAACCGCATCGGCATGATCTTCCAGGAACCGATGACGGCGCTGAACCCGGTGCACACCATCGCGCGCCAGGTCGGCGAGCCGCTGCAGCTGCACCGCGGGCTGACCAAGGCGCAGGCCCGCAAGGAAGCTCTGGGCCTGCTCGACCGCGTGGGCATTCCCGACGCGGCCTCGCGCCTCGACGCCTACCCGCACCAGTTCTCCGGCGGCCAGCGCCAGCGCATCGGCATCGCGATAGCCTTGGCCTGCGGCCCCGACCTGCTGATTGCCGACGAGCCCACCACCGCGCTCGACGTGACCATCCAGAAGCAGGTGCTCGACCTGATCCAGAGCCTGGTCAAGGAAATGGGCATGGCGATGATCCTGATCTCGCACGACCTCGGCGTGATCGCCAACAGCGTGAAGCGCATGCTAGTGATGTACGGCGGCAGCGCGGTCGAAAGCGGCCCGACCGACACCGTCTTCGCGGGCCGCGCGCATCCCTACACGCGCGGCCTGTTCGCGGCGCGCCCCGCCATCGGCGCGGTGCGCGCGGGCAGGCTGCCGACCATCCGGGGCAGCGTGCCCGAGTTGGTCGACATGCCGCGCGGCTGCGCCTTCGCGGGCCGCTGCGCCCACACCATCGACCTGTGCCAGAGCACCCGGCCCCAGGCCACGCTGCTGCCGAACGACCACACGGTGCGCTGCCTGCGGCTCGGCGAGATCGCCGCGCTGAACGCCAAGGCCGCCGCCCTCCCCGCATGA
- a CDS encoding ATP-binding cassette domain-containing protein, translating to MSQSTNAGQPLLAVKNLYRHYALPREKLFGPPPTVKALNGVSFDVHAGKSMGIVGESGSGKSTIARLVMALDTPTSGTVSLEGRDLHALSKEALRTARRDFQMVFQDPYGSLDPRQTVARIVAEPLEALAETSRAEQRERASEALAAVGLRTTDMDKYPHEFSGGQRQRIAIARALITRPKLIVADEPVSALDVSVQAQVLNLMQDLQQQFGISYLLISHDLAVVNHLCDEVCVVFKGRIVERGRPADLFAHAQHEYTRTLLSAVLHTPSR from the coding sequence ATGAGCCAGTCCACCAATGCCGGCCAGCCCCTGCTGGCCGTGAAGAACCTCTACCGCCACTACGCGCTGCCGCGTGAAAAACTGTTCGGCCCGCCGCCGACCGTGAAGGCGCTCAACGGCGTGAGCTTCGACGTGCACGCCGGCAAGAGCATGGGCATCGTCGGCGAATCGGGCTCGGGCAAGTCGACCATCGCGCGGCTGGTGATGGCGCTGGACACGCCCACGTCCGGCACCGTATCGCTCGAAGGCCGCGACCTGCATGCGCTGTCGAAGGAAGCGCTGCGCACGGCGCGGCGCGATTTCCAGATGGTGTTCCAGGACCCCTACGGTTCGCTCGACCCGCGCCAGACCGTGGCGCGCATCGTGGCCGAGCCGCTGGAGGCGCTGGCCGAGACCAGCCGCGCCGAGCAGCGCGAGCGCGCATCGGAAGCGCTTGCCGCCGTCGGCCTGCGCACCACCGACATGGACAAGTACCCGCACGAGTTCTCGGGCGGGCAGCGCCAGCGCATCGCCATTGCACGCGCGCTCATCACACGCCCCAAGCTCATCGTGGCCGACGAGCCGGTGAGCGCGCTCGACGTGTCGGTGCAGGCCCAGGTGCTCAACCTGATGCAGGACCTGCAGCAGCAGTTCGGCATCAGCTACCTGCTCATCAGCCACGACCTCGCGGTGGTCAACCACCTGTGCGACGAAGTCTGCGTGGTGTTCAAGGGCCGCATCGTGGAGCGGGGCCGCCCGGCCGACCTGTTCGCGCATGCGCAGCACGAATACACGCGCACGCTGCTGTCCGCCGTGCTGCACACGCCGTCGCGCTAG
- a CDS encoding ABC transporter substrate-binding protein yields the protein MLKRRTLMTSAMAAAIPGVFLPQARAQAGKNTLTIGMPLEPPGLDPTTGAASAIAEITQYNIFETLTKVNADGSVTPMLAESWSSSPDMKTFVFKLRKGVRFENDQPFNAHTVKFSFDRAGGAKSTNKDKRFFSEIGTVVLDEYTVGVNSTLPNPDLPFMLGQSTACIVEPKSADTNATAPVGTGPYKLSAWQRGASCTLVKSPSYRDPSLAKVPKFVFRFMSDTAAQTAALMASDIDIFPRAGTRSVAQFKGNPRFQVIEVGTRGKVILTINNRKKPLDDVRVRRAILAAIDRNAIIQGAADGFGKPIGSHYAMGAPGFVDTTAMNPFDIEKAKKLLAEAGVKTPLELRLQLPPPSYARQGGEMIAAQLAQIGINVKIQNVEWAQWLSGTFGGAHDFDLTMVAHVEPFDLVKYTEPDYYWGYDSKKFRDLFVTIQNEENKKRRADLLADAQRMLATDAVNGFLYQAVFPTIARKEVKGLWPSMPIVVNDLAAISWG from the coding sequence ATGTTGAAGCGACGCACACTCATGACTTCCGCCATGGCCGCGGCAATCCCGGGGGTCTTCCTGCCCCAGGCACGTGCGCAGGCCGGCAAGAACACGCTGACGATCGGCATGCCGCTCGAGCCGCCGGGCCTGGACCCGACCACCGGCGCCGCGTCGGCCATCGCGGAGATCACGCAGTACAACATCTTCGAGACGCTCACCAAGGTGAATGCCGACGGCTCGGTCACGCCGATGCTGGCGGAGAGCTGGTCGTCGTCGCCCGACATGAAGACCTTCGTCTTCAAGCTTCGCAAGGGCGTGCGCTTCGAGAACGACCAGCCCTTCAACGCGCACACCGTGAAGTTCTCGTTCGACCGCGCGGGCGGCGCCAAGAGCACCAACAAGGACAAGCGCTTCTTCAGCGAGATCGGCACCGTGGTGCTCGACGAGTACACGGTGGGCGTCAACAGCACGCTGCCCAACCCCGACCTGCCGTTCATGCTGGGGCAGTCGACCGCCTGCATCGTCGAGCCCAAGAGCGCCGACACCAATGCCACCGCGCCGGTGGGCACCGGCCCGTACAAGCTGAGCGCATGGCAGCGCGGCGCCTCCTGCACGCTGGTCAAGTCGCCGAGCTACCGCGACCCGAGCCTCGCGAAGGTCCCGAAGTTCGTGTTCCGCTTCATGTCGGACACGGCCGCGCAGACCGCCGCGCTGATGGCCAGCGACATCGACATCTTCCCGCGCGCGGGCACCCGCTCGGTCGCGCAGTTCAAGGGCAACCCGCGCTTCCAGGTGATTGAAGTGGGCACGCGCGGCAAGGTGATCCTGACCATCAACAACCGCAAGAAGCCACTGGACGACGTGCGCGTGCGCCGCGCCATCCTGGCGGCCATCGACCGCAACGCAATCATCCAGGGCGCGGCGGACGGCTTCGGCAAGCCCATCGGCAGCCACTACGCCATGGGCGCGCCGGGCTTCGTCGACACCACGGCGATGAACCCCTTCGACATCGAGAAAGCGAAGAAGCTGCTGGCCGAAGCGGGCGTGAAGACGCCGCTAGAACTGCGCCTGCAACTGCCTCCGCCCTCGTATGCACGCCAGGGCGGCGAGATGATCGCAGCGCAGCTGGCGCAGATCGGCATCAACGTGAAGATCCAGAACGTGGAATGGGCCCAGTGGCTCAGCGGCACCTTCGGCGGCGCGCACGATTTCGACCTGACGATGGTCGCGCACGTGGAGCCCTTCGACCTGGTGAAGTACACCGAGCCCGACTACTACTGGGGCTACGACTCCAAGAAATTCCGCGACCTGTTCGTCACCATCCAGAACGAAGAGAACAAGAAGCGCCGCGCCGACCTGCTGGCCGACGCCCAGCGCATGCTGGCCACCGATGCGGTCAACGGCTTCCTCTACCAGGCGGTGTTCCCGACCATCGCGCGCAAGGAAGTGAAGGGCCTGTGGCCGAGCATGCCGATCGTGGTGAACGACCTGGCCGCGATCTCGTGGGGTTGA